GATACCCAAACTAATGACTGATCTACTGGCAGAAAGGAAGACCATTTCCTACAATAACTGAATGACACAGCTTTTTATCCTTCACTTCCTTGGATGCATGGAGATCTTCATCCTCACCGGGATGGCCTATGACcactacgtggccatctgcaagcctctgCATTACACGAGCATCATGAGCAGACACAGATATAACACAATAATCATAGCCTGTTGTACTGGAGGATTTATACACTCTGCCAGTCAGTTTCTTCTCACCATTTTCTTACCTTTCTGTGGACCCAACGAGATTGATCACTATTTCTGTGACGTGTACCCTTTGCTGAAACTGGCTTGCACCAATACATACAGAATTGATCTCCTGGTAATAGTTAATTCAGGTCTCATTGCTTTGGTGACTTTCGTgatttttatggtgtcttattttttgatattgCATACCATCAGGGGTTACCCTGCAGGAAGTCGTAGCAAAGCTTTTCCTACTTGCAGTTCTCATATCACAGTTGTGGTTCTGTTCTTTATGCCTGTCCTCTTCATTTACATTAGACCAGCCACCACTCTTCCAGAAGACAAAGTGTTTGCTGTTTTCTACACCATCATTGCTCCCATGTTCAATCCTCTGATTTACATCCTCAGAAACACAGAGATGAAGAATGCTTTGAGGAAAATTTGGTGCCAGAAACCATTTTTGACTGACAGGCAAATCATAAGAAAGGCAGTCTCCCTCCTAATTACACACCTTATTTAAGTGATATTTGTTTACTTAAGTTTCTACAACAATGAGCTGTGCTCTAGAAAAAATAAGGATAGACACTAGCATCAGTTCATTAATATTATAGTTTGCTTTGAAGTACTTTCTTCTTTGTCAGTCAATCCCTGTTTCTTGTTTATAGCTTCCCCTAATCATCTGAGCCATCGTTTCCTTGTCAAAGTTCTATTACACTTTGTtctgatatttcttcttttcttttttttcccataagttTCTAACTGGAGGTCACCTTTCTAATATCTCTATACTTTAGTTCCatgaattaatctccaaaaggATGTAAGCTACGTCCTTTTTGATCATCTGATATCTAAAGAGGCCATATGACCTTGTATTCTCCTTGAATTCTCatcaaaaaaataattagaaatttaaagTCATATTTTCTACTCAGTTCATGATTTTCCACAGTCATTGCAACTATTTTAAAAGCAACACTTAGTTATGGTGGatctaaacaataaaaacatgttttatggGTGAAATACTCACTATGCCAAAAATTGAATGATGTTTCTAAAGTGATTTtaatgaaatcatttaaaaatgacaaaataataattatataacattTCACTATTGAAAAACCCCTTCATAGAGTACTGAAAAATTGGTTTGGTGGTATAGGTAGTATAGGGTTGCCAGATAATTTGTTGTCCAAGTTGAGacaatttaaatgtgaaaagaagAGTCTCACTAATAATTATGTTGAAATAACAGACATAAAATAAGATTGTCTCAAGAAAGTAGGATGTCTTCCTAATCTTCAATATCTGAGAAGTATGGACACTCTAGTGAAAAGACTTTTGTCAGAACAGTGTGGGATAACTATGTAATCTTATTTTAAGCCAATGgggttttaaaaacaaattctggtACTGAAAATGATTGatataatattttttccattaccaTCAAAATGAAATCTACAAATTTCCAATTTATATAGAACTTTTCTGCATCTGGATATCCAGAGATATCTGTAGAATTGAGAAGTTTTTCTCAAATAATGGAATCAAATACATTTCTTAATTCTTGAATAAAATAGGATTTGTTGTACATTGTGAAAATAACATGATGGGATGGAGTAATGTACTACATTGCATGTGTGAAGGAGAAAATATAcagaatgaatatataaatgaatacttTTATGGCAAGACAAAACATCATAGCACAGCATGTGATGAAAAATTTTAGCTAAATTCAAATGGAGAAATATGATTGGAGACTTGTCCTTATAGAATAAGGGTCATATTTGATTAGgtattcaaaattcaaaagaatggCTATTAGAGCAGTTGATAACCAAGGGAAAAATAATTCATAGTATGGGAGATTCTGCCCTGCCCAACATTCCACCTGAGGTCAACACGTGCATAAAATGTGAGATattattctgctcttttttttggtgggtttcaGCTGTCAGGCACATCTAATAGTCTCTGTATGTCAGAGGGTTGGATGGTTGAATCCCATCTTGACCATTTCCTAGTTGTGTGAGGTTGGATAATGTTAACCATATTCAAAGTTTTTCTCAAATACTGACTTTAGGACCCAATGCATAGACAATGGGACTTTACATTCTTGTATTAATGCCAAGAATAACTTAATATATGAAAGATTCATGCATGTATATAAATACCTAAAACTACTGTATTTCCTATACAATAACTATAACTGGTGAGgaaacataatggaaaaagtGTTGTACCCCACCAGTAGCAAAAACAGAGATGAAATTCTTAAGAATAACTTAAATATGAAAGAGGCATTTGAATAAGTGACAGTGTTTTACTGCTAGATGTAAAAGAATACTTCAGTCAATAGATCCAATAGTATGttcttaaatgaattaatatgacAGGTTGTCAATTCCTACCAAGTCAACATATAGGTATAATATAACTCCAATCAAATCCCAATGATTATTTTTGGAATATGatgcaattattttaaagcaCATCTAGAGCCCAAACAAGCAATAATAACtacaatattttgagaaaaacaaaaacaaaaaaaatccaaaaaaaggagGGTGGCAGAGAGGAATGAGTTTTCCCAGAAAGTAAAACACAataggaaataacaataaagttataaatttttttctactgctgGTATATCTAATGGGACAGAAGAATTAGGCCAGAAATAATTCATAAACTATATAATATGGCGATGCTAATGATAgcatcaccaaaaagaaaaagagggacagttcttaaaaaaaaagatgcaggatATTTGTGTGTGGTGGGAGTGGGTGGAAAAAGGGAAGGTAAATAAGCTGTTTTCCTGAGTGTGTTTTTCTATATAGAGTCTTCAAATATAATTATGCTACTGGTTTCTCTTTTAAGCCCTCTATTTCTCCTCCTCAAGGTAGGAGGAGATCCCTGACTAataatttaaaagaggaaatatggcaactgtggctctggaTCCTGCCCTCCCTTTTGGATGTGCCTGCCTGCAGAGAAGCTGGGTGCTATTCTGCCCTCTGCTCCATGGTCCCTTAAAGAGACagttcctgcccctgcccctgcccctgcccctgcccctccttaGGGTATCTGATGAGGGTCTAGCAAGACCTGGGACTGAATGTGTGAGACAACTTAGTCCAGGGGTGAGGTATATTAACAGACTATGTCAGCTGCTTATCTAAAATaatatatctggagttcccatcgtggctcagtggttaatgaatctgactaggatccatgaggttgcaggttcgatccctggccttgctcagtgggttagggatctggcattgccatgagctgtggtgtaggttgcagatgtggctcggatccctgcattgctgtggctgtggcttaggccagtggctacagctctgattgaacccctagcctgggaacctccatataccgcaggagcagcccaagaaatgggaaaaagacaaaaataaaataaaataaaataatatattctataattaacttaaatcagaaaataaagaaagtgtCTGCCCAGAGAAAAAGTAACTTTATTATAACCACCTATCTCTATTGCAAAAGCATCCAGAATAAAAAGTAGATCTCATTATGAAATGATGAAGTATTTCTAGATCATAAAGCTATAGAAAGAACGCTGAAGTCAAAGAAAAATCACTAATATATAATTTGGAACAGCTAAATTCTATCATTAACTTCAATATTTTAAGCTTCTTTGGTTCATATAAAATTATGTAGAGATTTATGCTgtagaaaatacataaagtagGTTGAgatagaagattttaaaataaaaattttaaagcacaaatGCACATATACTGCCAGTGTCTTTTGCCATACAGTCTTTTTAAACAGCACCAAAAAGATTCAATGGGGAGTTAccatgtggctcagtgtgttatgaacctgactagtgtccatgaagatgcaggttcaatccctgaccccgctcagtgtgttaaggacccagcattgccatgagctatggggtaggttgcagatgcctcttggatctgatgttgctgtggctgtagcataggtcaacagctgtagctctgattggacccttagcctgggaagttccatatgcctcaggttccaccttaaaaagctcaaaaaaaaaaaaagggaaaagagaatccCAGTAAGACATAATTCATATTTCAGagtgtatatgtgtctgtgtgtgtgaggggggggAGTGATTTGACTGTTTTTATATAAACTGGCTATTTTTTCACATaagaaaagcctttttaaaaCCCCACATATTAGATATCCAAACTCAGGTGGATAATTGAAGCAGAATGATAGGAATAAATCTACAAGAATTGGCTCAGTGCTATAGTACATTTCCTCTTTTTGGGTGTCTCATCTGGCTGACTGTGTCCAGGGTAAAATTCTTTCTTGCTCATAGTTAAATACTGTCAAAACTTATTGAAGCAGAGAAATAAGTGAGGGGGAATACACATCAGCAAAACGGTAGCATTTAGTGTCTAAGTGATTAAATTATTAAAGTCACTCTTAtagaggaggagaagcagaacAATGGaacaatatattcatatattcattaaacaaatatttatcaagctcCTAATATGTGCTCTACACTTTGTTAGTAGGAAATTAGTAGTGCAATAAATATATCATGACCCCTATTTTCACGGAACTTAAAATTTAGTGAAAAATTGAATCAAAGGAAACACATCAAGAAAGGAATATGACAGAGGAATATTACAAGTGGTGAGCTGTTTGCGGCATGGATTTTTCATGTTCTGACTGATTTTACTATTAGCAGGAGCGACTGTGGTGAAAAGATAGTCATtaccatcaaaagatgaatagcCTTCAAGTCATGAGCTTACCTTCCCAAAACCTTTCACTCCACCAAATATTCTTTATGGCATTTTTCATCTGCATGTTTCTTAGTGTGTAGATTAGAGGGTTGAGCATGGGGACAATAATCGTGTAGAAGAGTGTAAACACTTTATCTTCTGGTAAAGTCATGTCCGGTCTAATGTAAACAAAGATGACAGGTGCAAAAAACAGGATCACAACAGTGGTGTGGGCATTGCAGGTGGAAAGTGCTTTGCAGTGGCTTTCGGCATAACATGCTCGGACATTGTACAATATCAGAAAGTAAGAGGCCATCAGCACCACGAAGATTACCAGTCCCATCAAACCAGACTTGGAAAtgactaaaaaaaccaatgttgTGTGTATCAGTGCAGGCCAGTTTCAACAAAGGATACACATCACAGAAGTAGTGATCAGTTTCACTGGGGCCgcaaaatggtaaaaaaaagttGTGAGAAGAAACAGGCCAAGGGCATGCAGAAGCCCCCCTGCACAATACGCTATGAGAATGGAGTTACACCTTTGCCGGTTCATGGTGATGGAATAATGGaggggcttgcagatggccacatagtggTCATAGGCCATCTCTGTGAGAATAAATACCTCTATCCCCCCAAAGAAGTGTGTGGTGAAAAGCTGGGTCAGGcagtttttataagaaatgacCTGCTTCTCTGTTATTAAATTGGACATGAGTTTGGGCATCATGATGGAGGTGTAGAAAAGGTCTGAGACggcaaaataatgaaagaagaagTACATGGGCTGGTTGATTATCTGACTACCTGTGATAGAAATCATGATAATCAAATTCCCTAACTGAATAGCCAGAtaacagagtaagaaaaataaaaagcaaaggatCCGAAGTTTCTTGTTCATTGAAATTCCCAAGAGAATAAATTCAGTGacattatttttatcttccatGGTCTGATGCTCAAGAAAGTTCTCTGAAATGAAAAAGTAGTGAAGCAAATCATTGATAAGGAAATAAATACCTAATATCTACTTAACATGccccttattattttttaagacctATGCCATTTTGAGATCCACTGAAATCAGTCATTCATataccaaaattattttaaaaataaggtgcaAATATTCCTTCAAGAACTAAGggcacagttttaaattagacaAAGCCTCAGCTTTCAtgtaatttaaattcttttgtgAAGAGGCAGGAAATAATACTcgtcaaaaatattaaataatgaaataattaaaataatattaagtagGGTGAACTTAGGCCATCCTGGGATGTAACCATAGCACTCACCTTGATGGTTTCTAATGAGATCACAAAAATGATGGAAGGCTTGTGGGTAGTGCATACAGTGAACATAGTCaaagttatataaatattaactaaagaaaaaaaatactgggtAGTAACTAATGTGCTATGACCATGGAGGAATGATACAATATTAGAAATAACCAATCATCCATTAGTCAGTTAATTCATGATGGCActgaagaataaattattttttctgagtttattcattatcttttttaatttatgagataaaataattatagatattAGTTCATGACacttttgtatttcttaaaagttATTTATAGCTTCTATTAGGTAATGTATCTACAGCtctgttttcctatttatttctctTGCAGGATTATAGTAAAAGCagccttaatttaaaaactttatttctggTTCAGCAATTTTGAAATAAGTTAAAGTGCATGTTTATAAATCACAGATGGCTTCTGCTTTTTATATTACTGTATGTGTTCcacaataagaaaaattaaacaatactAAATTAAGACACATgtagttaaaataatattttcagagaTCCCTCTATGGCGcaacaggttagggatctggagttgtctcTATGGaagagcaggttcaatccccagcacaacacagtgtgttaaggatgcaATGTTGCTTCAGCTTTGGTGTATGTagatcacagctgtagctctgatttgatcctggcctaagaacttccatatgccatgagttcagcaaaaacataaaataaaataattaaaataagataatattttctacttttttgaacTTTCGGGTAATTTGAATCACTACTGcttcctaataaataaataaataaatatgtatatatatatctgaagtTCAAGAATTAATAAGTTTATATTTAGCTATATCCCGGATAAGTTCatctgaatatttaaataaaatgttaaaatggccATTTCACTATGATTAGACTATAGAGATTTTAATTgtcaaatttaaattctttattttacaaaaatttttaccacaaacttgtatttatttttataaaagtgaaatattttataaatagaaatattttacattactaatgattttaatttaaattaaattgagAGTGTCTTTATGACTTCCTACTTACTCTTTAATGTAGTTTAAAAAGTTAAGAATTGTGCAGACTAGAGTCTAGAAGCCCCCCTTAGATTTTCATAGGAAACTAAGGCCACTCTAGTAATAAATTATTCCTAAGTAAAAATTTATCGAGAAGCAAATATGCatcaatttctaaaatatttctcttagTTGAATGATGAGACCAGAAAACTTTGTTCAAATTTCCTAAATAGATAGGGATATTTCAAGTCTCTGTGACAATACCAAAGGTCTTACAATGTCCAGTGAAGGAATAAGGACtcagaaaattccaaagaattatataattttgaaaaaattctggGCCTGGAATGgacatgatattttttttaagagattgtCTTTCAAAATCATTAATAAGCAAATTTTCAGAAAAGTTATTTtaactacatttaaaataactttaaaaaattctttgtttttttgttccccaaaaatttgtctttaaaaatacataaataagcaaATTTTCAGAAAAGTTATTTTAACTACATTTTATCAGACAATCAATTGTTGTTACCTAGGTTGGAAATACTATGTAGGGAAATAGGCTTCTCCGATTTTAAAATAGTTCCCTCAAActcaatacaataaaaaaaaatgatgtggcaTACTTTGGTCAATCACAACTTCTCTCACCTTCCTAGAGAATCTATCCACCCTTGGCATGATTCCATAAAATCATTtaatctcttcatattttctcaaATGGAAGCAGTTATACTTGCATCCCAGATTAGTATTTGGTAAATGGACTTTATCAGCAGGTAGATAGCTAGCTTTTATTCTATTCTGTTGTTTAGTGATTCCAGGTTCTCATTCATACAATCAGCGAGTTGAATTAGATAATCTATGTAGATCTCCATGGATTCTGAGAGTGTGTGACTCCTGATTCTCCATTAGTTTGGGGAAAacacctgcctgcctccctcctgttTTCCCTGCTCTACTGGATACATTGAGACTATGGACAACATAGTATCTGCAAATGGAAGTTTCATTATGTCTTCTGGGTCTCAGGTTCCTTCTCTATAAAACCAAGATAATGATAATATAATGGGCTAATTTTTCCtgaatttaaaaaagttaaaaggatttcccttcgtggctcagtggaaatgaatctgactagcatccatgggacataggttggatccctggcctcgctcagtgtgaaaaggatccagtgttgccttgagctgtggtgtaggtcacagacacagctcagatctggcattgctgtggctgtgatgtaggccagtggctacagctctgattcgacccctagccttggaacctccatatgccacaggggtgaccctaaaaaggaaaaataaataaatacataaataaataagttaataaatgcgAAATTTCTTGGAACAATGCCTGGAAAGTGTTAACACATTCAATAATAATTAGCTGCAATTTACACTTACTAAAATGTCTGGGAAAATGTAACATTGGATCAGGAATTTTATCTTGTATTATCCCTTTTGCACAACATAGGAAATAGAAACTTTGGAGAGAGAACCTTATTCAGACAACAGCGCTGATACTTAaatgcaagattcttaacctcaaaggtttttctctcttctttcctaatACAAACATCACCATGCCTACCTGAGTTACAAGTTTACTGTGGGATTCAAATAAAAGTACACATATGAGCTCAATACCCAAAAACATCTTAGTTCCTTATGTTGACTCATTGGAACCCCTCTAGTATTATAAACCTGGGAGGTCCTCAAGCTTTACAAGTAGTACATCCTAGTGATTAAAAATATGATGTATGTTTCTACATAAAATGAGATAAGATCCTGGCTCTAAATTTACTTGGATCATAATTGTAGGAAAAATATGTAACTTGGTATTCTTCATGTACAAAATAAGTAACACTATTTTGAGATCTATTGTAAGAATTTGATGAATTCAATTATGTAACAGCTCTGGACAAAACCTGGTTATAGGTTAAAATTAAACATGTATTATTactaaattttatatacatttcatcATAATATCTGTAAgcataaattcagaaaaataagtcATCTTGCTGTTCTAAAACAAATCTTGAATGAGTTATTAAATACATACTTTAATATGAGATCAAGATAGATAGAAAAGGCTTAGTTTCCCTCAACTGGTTCTTACATACTGAAGGTTAGTGTTTCTCACACTGGGGCAAACATTGTctcattaaataaaatctttccctTCTGTTCAGAGTTGAGCTGACTTCCCCACAAACCTGAAGGTAAATGCCTTGCCTATTCCAGACActagacatttttgttttatttcctttgggttAACTCTACTCCAATTGGATGTTCTTTATCtcaaaaaaaagtcacttaagaaaaagaaacagggaagaggacaagatggcggaggagtagggggccacgctcgccctctcccacaaacacaacaaacaaagcacatctacagaataaatgactcgcacagaacagcaaccaaacgctggcagaggaacctaaactccaataacggcaagaagttcgtgacattactgggcagaatgggataaaagaggagagtgagagaaggtgaagccgagcgggacgggcgctcccaaaagggaactgcagaggagaaagggatcccgcaccctggaaagtcacctaccgggcgaaagatcaaatgaaccagaggaatctctaGATGCAGAGAAgggtgtagcagtaagttggagtacggaaaagcggATCAAAAAcccaacagaccatctgaactacgggcatagtcaccaaaaattgagatgcctgggtgggggctgggcaccgagacctcgccgcagaaggttagtccccgagaaagggccgggggtgccgcctgggtgggggcctgACACCGAGATCTCTCCTTCAAAGGTTAATCCCCGAGAAAGGGCCCGGcaacacctgggtgggggctgggcaccgagacctccgctccagaggttagtcccccggctaggggggcggggcagagcggaaactgcttgggaggtctagaaaccttTTGACAgtgcagagactgcctgggagactagaaaacaaagctgtcaaagaggaagggagcaatactctaggggctgGGAAgcggaaagccacatcagagggaacctgggagaagagcctggtctgcgccagtgctggggaggggagaaaagaaggggtgggttccgaTAGAATGCCCCCCatgccacaacaagcttacaggcccac
This is a stretch of genomic DNA from Sus scrofa isolate TJ Tabasco breed Duroc unplaced genomic scaffold, Sscrofa11.1 Contig53, whole genome shotgun sequence. It encodes these proteins:
- the LOC100518183 gene encoding LOW QUALITY PROTEIN: olfactory receptor 4P4-like (The sequence of the model RefSeq protein was modified relative to this genomic sequence to represent the inferred CDS: substituted 1 base at 1 genomic stop codon) produces the protein MHQVFSGDCYIFLLHWTMENRNNVTVFILLGLSQNKNIEILCFVLYLFCYIDIWMENLLIMISIACSPLIDQPLYLFLYYFSLSNLCYTSTVIPKLMTDLLAERKTISYNNXMTQLFILHFLGCMEIFILTGMAYDHYVAICKPLHYTSIMSRHRYNTIIIACCTGGFIHSASQFLLTIFLPFCGPNEIDHYFCDVYPLLKLACTNTYRIDLLVIVNSGLIALVTFVIFMVSYFLILHTIRGYPAGSRSKAFPTCSSHITVVVLFFMPVLFIYIRPATTLPEDKVFAVFYTIIAPMFNPLIYILRNTEMKNALRKIWCQKPFLTDRQIIRKAVSLLITHLI